One genomic region from Spirosoma sp. KCTC 42546 encodes:
- a CDS encoding YceI family protein, whose translation MATTNWVVDPMHSEVQFKVKHLVISTVTGTFRNFEGGATTAHDDFDDAEVHFSLDVASVDTNQEMRDNHLKSADFFDADTYPKIAFKSTSFKKVDDDEYALTGELTMKGVTKPVTLKAEYGGAANDMHGNKKLGFEVTGKINRKEFGLTHNALTETGGLALGEDIKLIANIQLAQAA comes from the coding sequence ATGGCAACTACAAACTGGGTCGTAGACCCAATGCACTCCGAAGTACAGTTCAAGGTAAAACACCTCGTTATATCCACTGTAACCGGCACATTCCGGAATTTTGAAGGGGGCGCTACCACAGCCCACGACGATTTCGACGATGCCGAAGTTCATTTTTCCCTGGACGTAGCCAGTGTGGATACCAATCAGGAAATGCGGGATAATCACCTGAAGTCAGCTGATTTTTTTGATGCGGATACCTATCCTAAAATTGCCTTCAAATCGACCTCCTTCAAGAAAGTGGACGATGATGAATACGCACTAACAGGCGAATTAACTATGAAAGGAGTTACCAAACCCGTAACCCTGAAGGCAGAATATGGTGGAGCAGCCAACGATATGCACGGCAACAAAAAGCTGGGATTTGAGGTTACCGGTAAGATTAACCGGAAAGAATTCGGCCTGACCCATAATGCGCTCACCGAAACCGGTGGATTGGCTCTCGGCGAAGACATCAAATTGATTGCGAATATTCAGCTGGCTCAGGCTGCTTAA
- a CDS encoding TetR/AcrR family transcriptional regulator, translated as MGILERRQRQKVEVKTSILQAAWQLVLEEGWQALSIRKIADAIEYSVPVIYSHFENKDAILQEFTREGFSLLTEEVTRQRDSQPETSLQLEAIAKGYWSFAFANKEYYQLMFGLGIPQCEQVNQVAEMKQFSDVLVGVIQEAISQSKQPQVNAFLKFHTYWSILHGLVSIQMIDRNASTNPWSQLVLQDAISGFIKALNG; from the coding sequence ATGGGAATTCTAGAGCGTAGGCAACGCCAAAAAGTAGAAGTAAAAACCAGCATTTTACAGGCAGCCTGGCAGCTGGTTCTGGAAGAAGGCTGGCAGGCACTCTCTATCCGTAAAATTGCCGACGCCATTGAGTATAGTGTCCCGGTGATCTACAGTCATTTTGAGAACAAGGACGCTATTCTACAGGAATTCACCCGAGAAGGATTCAGCCTACTAACCGAGGAGGTTACACGGCAACGAGACAGCCAGCCAGAAACCAGTCTGCAACTGGAAGCAATTGCAAAAGGATACTGGAGCTTTGCTTTTGCGAATAAAGAGTATTACCAACTCATGTTTGGGTTGGGCATTCCTCAGTGTGAGCAGGTCAATCAGGTTGCTGAAATGAAGCAATTCTCGGATGTGCTGGTTGGGGTGATTCAGGAAGCCATTAGTCAAAGCAAACAGCCGCAGGTCAATGCCTTTCTGAAGTTCCACACGTATTGGTCTATTTTGCACGGATTGGTATCAATTCAGATGATTGACCGAAATGCATCCACGAATCCATGGAGTCAACTTGTGCTTCAGGACGCAATCAGTGGGTTTATCAAAGCACTAAACGGCTAA
- a CDS encoding helix-turn-helix transcriptional regulator: MNKPDLDQWTTAFALIAFLGLFLAPLLLKQAGQRRHQIRYVVAILVLFSIVLVYYVLYWSHYLQYFPVLNRLAELLFLSFGVLFYFYLKELLHQPIPFRSRLIHFLPFLITFSAHFFILLVDAILPDSLSQSPPFSYYRYFYKGLPWLVLVHLSLYAIAIIRLQPSFQTLQEVARWARWFSFCYLGFVVANWSYYLLVDMPFFNREWDYAISLSMAIFIGLVAVLAYVQPHIFQTSQLPLTELSTLTSSISTASTARSGPVSTRTSIPEPEVRYRHSGLPAHVARQFAQQLQGLMRTEQLYHDNELRLETVADRLNISRHHLSQVLNEQLGMSFFEYINSLRVNEARELLRQVPRQQLNIIEVAYQVGFNNKVSFNKAFKQATGQTPSEFRRSMQDTPNYNCSSPADEN, encoded by the coding sequence ATGAACAAACCCGACCTCGATCAGTGGACAACAGCTTTTGCGCTCATAGCTTTTTTAGGGCTATTTCTGGCACCTCTGCTCCTAAAACAGGCTGGTCAGCGCAGGCACCAGATTCGCTACGTTGTAGCGATTCTGGTGCTATTTTCAATCGTATTAGTTTATTATGTACTCTATTGGAGTCATTATCTACAGTATTTCCCTGTCCTGAATCGGCTGGCGGAGCTGCTCTTTCTCTCATTTGGGGTATTGTTCTATTTTTATCTTAAAGAATTACTACATCAGCCTATTCCGTTCCGCTCCCGATTGATCCATTTCCTTCCGTTCCTAATTACTTTCAGCGCACATTTTTTCATACTTCTGGTAGACGCTATATTACCAGATTCACTAAGTCAATCTCCTCCCTTTTCTTATTACCGCTATTTCTACAAGGGCCTCCCGTGGCTTGTTCTAGTCCACCTTTCTCTGTACGCTATTGCCATTATCCGGCTCCAGCCATCCTTCCAAACCCTGCAGGAGGTTGCCCGGTGGGCTCGCTGGTTCAGTTTCTGTTATCTAGGCTTTGTGGTGGCTAACTGGTCCTATTATCTGTTGGTTGATATGCCGTTTTTTAACCGGGAATGGGACTATGCTATTTCGCTGAGTATGGCCATTTTTATAGGTCTGGTGGCAGTATTGGCTTATGTACAGCCCCATATTTTTCAGACCAGTCAACTACCGCTTACTGAGTTGAGCACCTTGACTTCGTCGATTTCGACAGCATCAACGGCGAGATCAGGCCCAGTTAGTACCCGCACATCCATTCCAGAGCCAGAGGTCCGGTATCGGCATTCGGGCTTACCGGCACATGTGGCCCGCCAGTTTGCTCAACAGCTTCAGGGACTTATGCGTACCGAGCAGCTTTATCACGACAATGAGTTGCGGTTAGAGACAGTAGCCGACCGGCTCAACATTAGTCGCCACCATCTCTCGCAGGTACTTAACGAACAATTGGGTATGAGCTTCTTTGAGTATATTAATTCTTTACGGGTGAACGAAGCCAGGGAGCTATTACGGCAGGTGCCCCGCCAGCAACTGAACATCATCGAGGTGGCCTACCAGGTCGGTTTCAATAATAAAGTTTCCTTCAATAAAGCGTTTAAGCAGGCAACCGGGCAAACACCAAGTGAATTCCGGCGCTCAATGCAGGACACTCCCAATTACAATTGCTCCAGCCCAGCCGATGAAAATTAG
- a CDS encoding outer membrane beta-barrel protein: protein MKITSLFIFVWLSILCILSPAFGQRKFSLAVSLGYSQSHSDYKSIVPIPDPITQLSPTELVASSNGKGYGFGLLVRYAFSPKWSVNAGIAAGQSLSAKGYFSQNGTRISVNYTNTHRNEFAYSIPVQINYQSSTKRLSPYFSVGASLGFRAKSYVDLGNGQEVAVKFGEPVTITPGVGVGVIYRLNEHYSLLVQPGFSYNVQAHPTYVYYHAYSVGLSTQLLYTF, encoded by the coding sequence ATGAAAATCACCTCTCTCTTTATTTTCGTCTGGCTAAGTATACTATGCATACTAAGCCCTGCTTTTGGCCAACGTAAATTCTCCCTTGCAGTAAGTTTAGGGTATAGTCAGAGTCATAGCGATTATAAAAGCATTGTTCCAATACCTGATCCAATTACGCAGCTATCACCAACAGAACTAGTTGCCTCTTCGAACGGTAAGGGATATGGCTTTGGACTCTTAGTTCGCTATGCGTTTTCGCCAAAATGGTCGGTAAATGCAGGGATTGCAGCAGGCCAGAGTCTGTCGGCAAAAGGTTATTTTTCTCAGAATGGGACTAGGATTTCGGTTAATTACACTAATACACATCGGAATGAATTTGCGTATAGTATACCCGTTCAGATTAATTATCAATCATCGACCAAACGGCTCTCTCCCTATTTTTCGGTAGGGGCATCACTGGGGTTTCGTGCAAAGAGCTATGTTGACTTGGGGAACGGTCAGGAGGTGGCGGTGAAATTTGGTGAGCCCGTAACCATTACGCCAGGGGTGGGCGTAGGCGTCATTTATCGACTGAATGAACATTACTCGTTACTTGTTCAACCAGGCTTTAGTTATAATGTGCAAGCACACCCAACGTATGTGTATTATCATGCGTATTCTGTGGGGCTGAGCACGCAGCTATTGTATACTTTTTAA
- a CDS encoding DsbA family protein, with translation MDVEIWSDVMCPFCYIGKRKFENALNQFPHKDQVNVVWKSFQLNPDMKTEPGKNINQYLADIKGWSLDEAKRMNDRVTAMASEVGLSYDFNKAVVANSWDAHRLIQLAKQHGLGDAAEERLFRAYFTEGRNTSDHATLLELGTEIGLDATDVEQLLNSNQFAEAVSRDIYEAQQVGARGVPFFVLDRRYAVSGAQQPETFLGALNKAWSDWEKTNPVVASEAADGPTCTPGEAC, from the coding sequence ATGGACGTAGAAATCTGGAGTGACGTGATGTGCCCCTTTTGCTACATTGGCAAACGGAAGTTTGAGAACGCACTTAATCAGTTTCCCCATAAAGACCAGGTAAATGTTGTTTGGAAAAGCTTCCAGCTTAACCCGGATATGAAAACAGAACCGGGCAAAAACATTAACCAGTACCTGGCAGATATAAAGGGCTGGAGCCTGGATGAAGCTAAACGCATGAACGACCGGGTTACAGCCATGGCCAGCGAAGTTGGCTTATCGTACGACTTTAACAAAGCCGTTGTGGCAAACTCATGGGATGCGCACCGACTCATCCAACTGGCCAAACAGCACGGCCTGGGCGATGCCGCCGAAGAACGCCTATTCCGGGCGTATTTTACCGAAGGGCGCAATACATCAGACCACGCAACCCTGCTTGAACTGGGCACTGAAATTGGCCTGGATGCCACTGACGTTGAGCAATTGCTCAATAGTAATCAGTTTGCAGAAGCGGTAAGTCGGGATATTTACGAAGCCCAGCAAGTAGGTGCTCGGGGTGTTCCCTTCTTTGTGCTGGATCGCCGGTACGCCGTTTCAGGCGCTCAGCAACCCGAAACGTTCTTAGGTGCCCTCAATAAAGCCTGGTCAGACTGGGAGAAAACCAATCCTGTAGTTGCCTCAGAAGCAGCCGACGGCCCAACCTGTACACCAGGTGAAGCCTGTTAA
- a CDS encoding SusC/RagA family TonB-linked outer membrane protein, which yields MKNSLPGCWLLIFLLSLPAMAQEVNISGRVTSSEDGLTLPGVSVQIKGTTRGTTTDANGAYKISVPSSARLIFSFIGYTSQEVSVGSQSTINIALVSGAQSLDEIVVTAQGIERDKRSLGYATQEVGGNILAQRSEPNLLNALQGKLAGVSITSASGAPGASTNINIRGITSFTGSNQPLIVVDGIIFSNDVNLTQNTLFGTQPSNRLADINPESIESVNVLKGPAAAVLYGSRASAGAIVITTKSGRNQNNKTEVTVNSSYNVQTIYGLPKFQNDYGQGANNLFTANSANSWGPAFAGGPTSVTNTQGLVVPYQAYPNNVKDFYKQGSIIQNSVNIASGDATRNYILAIGNTLQNGVIQNSKFNRTNVQLGGESRLQNGLKISGTGTYVQTVSTGIPGGNGASAFGQITRIPRSYNLPGEPYQDANGKSIYYSTTSNNPEWSVNNERLDSQVDRFFGNFQISYDITKWLNVAYRVTGDTYTDRRKLILPIGAGRSPLGEISQDNFFRNELNGDLLISARKDNLFLEGLNANLLLGNNINQRKSQETLVDAASLTIPGFYNVGNGSVFTASGEFSTLRRLVGYYGQLSLNYNNYLFLELSGRADQSSTLPKASNTYFYPSASVSFVPTDAFKLNSDVLSYAKVRASIAKVGRDADPYLLNSVYTTAAYGNNTASITFPLQVNGGSIPGFVVSNRIGNNNLTPEFVTSYEVGINLGFFKNRLSIDASYFDSHSRNQIFNVAISNSTGYDTRTTNVGELRNQGVELVLNATPIRIGGFKWDATLNYTLIRNKVISIAPGVKSSNVGSSATNLVGSGANAFTGIIPSIYEGYPYGVVVGTANARVQSTDPTGLYYDPTGQYAGQNVINGTSGQFAPGISNSVISNPQPNYTAGLTNTFSYKGLALSVLVDTRQGGQLYSFSVTDARANGTLYATGIDRDQPRILPGVIQNADGTFRPNNIQLSSQVYWNLALGGLASEAAVFDATVYRLREVALNYTLPKSLLGKTPFGSISVGVSGRNLYFYAPNFPADPEINTQGAGNIQGLDLNGPPNTRNFGGNIRLTF from the coding sequence ATGAAAAACAGTCTACCAGGTTGTTGGCTACTTATATTCCTTCTTTCGCTACCAGCGATGGCACAGGAGGTAAACATAAGTGGCCGCGTCACCTCATCAGAAGACGGGTTAACCTTACCCGGTGTAAGTGTTCAGATAAAAGGAACAACCCGCGGCACGACAACGGATGCCAATGGAGCCTATAAAATCAGCGTCCCATCCAGCGCTCGACTGATCTTCAGTTTTATTGGTTACACCAGTCAGGAAGTTTCAGTAGGGAGCCAATCCACTATTAATATAGCCCTGGTCAGTGGGGCCCAGAGCCTGGACGAAATCGTGGTAACGGCCCAGGGCATTGAACGCGACAAGCGATCGCTGGGGTATGCTACCCAGGAAGTAGGCGGCAATATTCTGGCTCAACGCTCTGAACCGAACCTCCTGAATGCGCTACAGGGAAAACTTGCGGGGGTTAGCATTACCAGCGCCAGTGGAGCACCGGGGGCCTCAACCAACATCAACATTCGCGGAATTACTTCCTTTACGGGTAGCAACCAGCCACTGATTGTGGTCGATGGAATTATCTTCAGCAATGATGTTAATCTCACACAGAACACCCTCTTTGGTACCCAGCCCTCCAACCGACTAGCCGATATCAACCCGGAAAGCATCGAGTCGGTCAACGTACTGAAAGGCCCCGCAGCGGCCGTGCTCTATGGTTCGAGAGCTTCGGCGGGCGCTATTGTAATTACCACTAAATCGGGGCGGAACCAGAACAACAAGACGGAAGTAACCGTCAATTCATCCTACAACGTCCAGACTATCTATGGCCTTCCCAAATTCCAAAACGACTACGGGCAGGGAGCCAATAACCTGTTTACGGCTAATTCGGCCAACTCATGGGGGCCAGCCTTTGCTGGTGGACCTACCTCGGTTACAAACACACAAGGATTAGTAGTGCCTTATCAGGCTTATCCAAACAACGTCAAAGACTTCTACAAGCAAGGGAGCATCATCCAGAATTCGGTCAATATTGCCTCGGGCGATGCTACCCGAAACTATATTCTTGCTATTGGGAATACCCTTCAAAACGGGGTCATCCAAAACTCGAAGTTTAACCGAACCAATGTCCAGCTTGGGGGGGAATCACGTCTGCAAAATGGCCTGAAGATCAGTGGAACGGGCACTTATGTCCAAACCGTATCGACGGGTATTCCGGGAGGGAATGGTGCCAGTGCTTTCGGCCAGATCACCCGTATTCCCCGCAGTTATAATCTGCCCGGCGAGCCTTATCAGGATGCGAATGGGAAAAGTATTTATTATTCCACGACCAGCAATAATCCGGAATGGAGTGTAAATAACGAGCGGCTCGATAGCCAGGTCGACCGGTTTTTCGGCAATTTCCAGATCAGCTACGACATTACCAAGTGGCTGAACGTAGCCTACCGGGTAACGGGCGACACCTACACAGATCGCCGTAAACTGATCCTGCCAATTGGCGCAGGGCGCTCTCCTTTAGGCGAAATTTCCCAGGACAACTTCTTTCGAAATGAGCTGAACGGGGATTTACTGATTTCGGCGCGTAAAGACAATTTATTTCTGGAAGGTCTGAATGCAAACCTGCTACTGGGCAATAACATCAATCAGCGAAAATCGCAGGAAACGTTAGTCGATGCCGCTTCGCTTACCATTCCAGGTTTCTATAATGTTGGCAATGGCTCTGTCTTTACGGCTAGCGGAGAATTTTCCACCCTTCGCCGACTAGTTGGCTACTATGGTCAGTTATCGCTGAATTACAACAACTATCTATTCCTTGAATTGTCCGGTCGGGCCGATCAGTCTTCTACCCTACCCAAAGCGAGCAATACGTATTTCTATCCTTCAGCCTCGGTTAGTTTTGTTCCTACCGATGCCTTCAAGCTCAACTCAGATGTGCTTTCGTACGCTAAAGTTCGTGCCAGCATTGCCAAGGTAGGTCGTGATGCAGATCCTTACCTGCTGAATTCCGTGTATACAACAGCCGCTTACGGGAACAACACCGCCAGCATTACCTTTCCCTTGCAGGTGAATGGAGGGAGTATTCCCGGCTTTGTTGTGAGCAACCGGATTGGCAACAATAACCTGACACCTGAGTTTGTTACATCCTATGAAGTGGGCATCAACCTGGGATTCTTCAAGAACCGACTGAGTATCGATGCTTCTTACTTCGACTCGCACAGTAGAAATCAAATTTTCAACGTAGCCATTTCCAACTCAACGGGGTATGACACCCGGACAACCAACGTTGGGGAGTTGCGTAATCAGGGCGTTGAACTGGTTCTGAATGCCACACCAATTCGTATTGGTGGCTTTAAATGGGATGCTACCCTGAACTATACGCTTATTCGCAACAAGGTCATTTCAATTGCGCCGGGTGTCAAGTCGTCAAATGTGGGTAGCTCAGCAACGAATCTGGTTGGTTCAGGTGCCAATGCATTCACGGGCATCATCCCGTCTATTTACGAAGGTTATCCGTACGGCGTGGTGGTTGGAACGGCCAATGCACGGGTGCAAAGTACGGATCCAACCGGCCTCTATTATGATCCAACCGGTCAGTATGCAGGTCAGAATGTTATTAACGGAACCTCTGGACAATTCGCGCCAGGCATTTCCAATTCAGTTATCTCGAACCCGCAGCCTAACTACACGGCAGGTTTGACCAACACCTTTTCCTACAAAGGCCTGGCGTTGTCGGTACTAGTTGACACCCGGCAGGGTGGTCAGTTGTACTCCTTCAGCGTGACCGACGCCCGCGCTAACGGCACCCTCTACGCTACAGGTATCGACCGCGATCAGCCCCGCATTTTGCCCGGTGTTATCCAGAATGCCGATGGCACCTTCCGGCCAAATAATATTCAGTTAAGCTCTCAGGTATACTGGAATTTAGCCCTTGGTGGATTGGCTTCGGAAGCAGCTGTATTCGATGCTACGGTGTACCGACTGCGTGAAGTGGCCTTAAACTACACGCTGCCGAAGAGCTTACTGGGTAAAACTCCTTTCGGCTCGATTTCGGTGGGTGTAAGTGGCCGGAATCTATACTTCTACGCGCCCAACTTCCCCGCCGATCCTGAGATCAATACCCAGGGTGCTGGTAACATTCAGGGACTTGACCTCAACGGCCCTCCCAACACGCGCAACTTCGGGGGCAACATCCGACTCACGTTCTAA
- a CDS encoding SusD/RagB family nutrient-binding outer membrane lipoprotein — MKFIDYKSYLLIPLFLGLGACSQFLDVNVTPNNPTSVTPAVLLPGAQAGTAFANANELNRFASTLVQQLAGAANNPQNYDIFQTNGADMENQWRFELYGGGLVNYQKLIELADANNAKAYSGIAKIMKAYTFSIATDFWGDVPYSQALQGETFTAPRLDKQEDIYKGNATLGIQSLFDLVREGIRDLDATSTVKPGADDLIYGGDLAKWKRAGNTLLLKFAMTISRKESALATSVINEVLTGNNYINTNSGDMNFTFGASVGSQDPRYTYTVVSTFKDDIILSTRYLNLLNSLNDPRLPLFFTKPAANYVTIDNGFRGTLPSPVTNWSRYNKYVTGNSGEGPVRLITNFQRAFILAEAALRLGTPGDPQALYKEGITASMTLAGLTADQIAAYFTANPTVATLAGTTEEKIAQVITQKYIAFTGNGLELWNDYRRTGYPVLQPSQNAAGIDGTRPVRAVYINNEIQRNPNFPNPAPQSNVRVWWDVD; from the coding sequence ATGAAATTCATAGATTATAAAAGCTATCTGCTCATCCCTCTTTTTCTGGGATTGGGCGCCTGTAGCCAGTTCCTGGACGTTAACGTAACACCCAACAATCCTACTTCAGTTACCCCAGCGGTATTGTTACCGGGTGCTCAGGCAGGCACGGCGTTTGCCAACGCCAATGAGCTAAATCGCTTTGCCTCCACGTTGGTTCAACAATTGGCCGGAGCCGCTAATAACCCACAGAACTACGATATTTTCCAGACCAACGGGGCGGATATGGAAAACCAGTGGCGCTTTGAGCTCTACGGAGGTGGGCTGGTAAACTATCAGAAATTGATTGAACTGGCAGATGCCAATAACGCGAAAGCTTATTCGGGAATTGCCAAGATCATGAAGGCGTATACCTTCAGCATTGCCACCGACTTTTGGGGCGATGTACCGTATTCCCAGGCTTTACAGGGCGAAACATTTACCGCTCCTCGTCTGGATAAACAGGAGGACATCTACAAGGGAAATGCTACGTTGGGCATTCAGAGTCTGTTCGATCTGGTCCGCGAAGGTATCAGGGATCTCGATGCCACATCGACCGTAAAGCCAGGCGCGGACGACCTTATTTACGGGGGCGATCTGGCCAAATGGAAACGGGCAGGTAACACACTGCTATTGAAATTTGCCATGACCATTAGCCGCAAAGAGTCAGCGCTGGCCACCAGCGTAATCAATGAAGTGCTGACAGGAAATAACTACATAAACACCAATAGTGGCGATATGAATTTTACCTTTGGAGCAAGTGTGGGCAGTCAGGATCCCCGCTATACGTACACCGTTGTGAGCACCTTTAAAGACGATATTATTCTGAGTACGCGTTACCTGAATTTGCTCAACAGCCTGAATGATCCACGCCTGCCGCTCTTCTTTACCAAACCCGCAGCCAACTACGTCACCATCGACAATGGGTTTCGGGGTACACTACCTTCGCCCGTAACGAACTGGTCGCGTTACAATAAATATGTAACGGGCAACAGCGGAGAAGGACCGGTTCGCTTAATTACCAACTTCCAGCGGGCCTTTATTCTGGCCGAAGCCGCCCTCCGGCTGGGTACACCTGGCGATCCACAAGCACTTTACAAAGAAGGCATTACCGCATCCATGACCCTGGCTGGCCTTACCGCCGATCAAATCGCGGCTTACTTCACCGCTAACCCAACCGTGGCTACCCTGGCTGGAACCACGGAAGAGAAAATTGCGCAGGTGATCACCCAGAAATACATCGCCTTTACAGGGAATGGGCTGGAACTCTGGAACGACTATCGCCGGACGGGCTACCCGGTTCTGCAACCCTCCCAGAATGCAGCAGGTATCGATGGAACACGTCCTGTTCGGGCGGTTTACATCAACAACGAAATTCAGCGCAATCCGAATTTCCCCAATCCAGCTCCCCAATCAAACGTTCGCGTTTGGTGGGATGTCGATTAA